The Bacillus sp. NEB1478 genome contains the following window.
TTAGTTTACGGACATGCCTTTTCACCGTACAATGGTATTTGTAATGAAGTTTAGGAGGTAGTTAACGATGAAAAAAGGTTCAATTGAATTTGAAAATGGCGAAAAAATCTTGTTCGATCTTTATCATGAAGAAGCACCAGGAACAGTAGAAAACTTTGAAAAGCTTGCTAACGAAGGTTTCTATAATGGTGTAACTTTCCACCGTGTTATCCCTGGATTTGTAGCACAAGGCGGAGATCCAACGGGTACTGGTGCAGGCGGTCCAGGATATTCTATTCCATGTGAAACAGAAGGAAATCCTCACAAACACGTAGCGGGTTCTCTATCAATGGCTCACGCTGGCCGTGATACTGGTGGGAGCCAATTCTTTATCGTGCACGAGCCGCAGCCGCACTTGAATGGTGTTCACACTGTTTTTGGACAAGTAACAGAAGGTATGGAAACTGTTTTACGTATTAAGCAAGGCGACGTAATGAAAGAAGTTAAAGTCTGGGAAGAATAAAATAAAAAGAAGAAGGCGCAAACGTGTATTATACACGTTTGCGCCTTCTTTTTAATTCTAAAATTATTTTATCTATTGTATTTTAACGAATACTTAAACACACATTCTCTAAGTTCATATTTAACTCATTTTTTATACCATTTGAAGCAGTGTTTTAGTATATAACTACGAAAAATCAGATTATATCCACGTTAGCACTCCCAATTAGCTCAAACGATTTTTAATCTGCTTTTGCTGGTCTCGTTCCTCAATAACTTGTGTACGGTCTCTTAATTTATGTTTATGAACGATCGTTTCATCAGGATTTCTGTTCAATTCCCAAACTTTGCCCCTTTTTTCTGCTTCCACACAGCAAGCTTCTAATAGTTCGTCAGTTAATGGCAGGATAAAAGTCTTGTAATCAAGACCCTGTTCGATTTCTTTTTTTCTATTTTTTAATTTCTCGAGTAAATGTTCACTATCTATTCCTAAATTGTTTAATGCTGATTTTTCAGATGAAAGCTTTTTGATTCCGCTCGTTAACATTCTTCTTGCACCGTTCATATTTCCTCTTCTCTGATGATAAAGAGCAACAGCGATCTGAATCAGTCCAGGCCATAGGTTCCCAGTCATTCCTTCTTCTTTCCAATGTTCTTCAAGAACTTCGTGGCATTCAAAGAAATCTTGATCTGTATGAAAAAAAGTTAAATAATCAATCCAAGCCTTCGGATAAATCAAATTCCACACCCCTTTATATTCGATACTAAGTTTACCATATGGTTTTGAACAATAAAAA
Protein-coding sequences here:
- a CDS encoding peptidylprolyl isomerase → MKKGSIEFENGEKILFDLYHEEAPGTVENFEKLANEGFYNGVTFHRVIPGFVAQGGDPTGTGAGGPGYSIPCETEGNPHKHVAGSLSMAHAGRDTGGSQFFIVHEPQPHLNGVHTVFGQVTEGMETVLRIKQGDVMKEVKVWEE
- a CDS encoding DUF309 domain-containing protein, with the translated sequence MIYPKAWIDYLTFFHTDQDFFECHEVLEEHWKEEGMTGNLWPGLIQIAVALYHQRRGNMNGARRMLTSGIKKLSSEKSALNNLGIDSEHLLEKLKNRKKEIEQGLDYKTFILPLTDELLEACCVEAEKRGKVWELNRNPDETIVHKHKLRDRTQVIEERDQQKQIKNRLS